Proteins from a genomic interval of Papaver somniferum cultivar HN1 chromosome 4, ASM357369v1, whole genome shotgun sequence:
- the LOC113273072 gene encoding uncharacterized protein LOC113273072: MWFLHADFLRMVRDSWNEPLVGSPTFIYPQKLKRLKVAMKLWNMNVFGNVNVRLKQAQFRLEQAIRVTDEDLTDLHKLNLMKDAQVEVNEIRMQYATMLKQKSRNKWLVEGASNTNFSHNSIRMRRSNNTISELVDSNGVTITDCDQIRDLMVGYFEDKFNGDEAVPVDSLFDIEHDILSDDERNRMDQLPNFEEIDAAVFGLDADSAPGPDGFTGFFYRHCWAIIQEDLVGLRSNGNCEATGVAVMVVLRWCCYFELEENGFMLK; encoded by the exons ATGTGGTTTCTTCATGCTGATTTTTTGAGGATGGTTCGTGACAGTTGGAATGAACCTTTGGTGGGCTCTCCAACCTTTATTTATCCTCAAAAGTTAAAACGTCTCAAAGTGGCTATGAAACTATGGAATATGAATGTGTTTGGTAATGTTAATGTGCGCTTAAAACAGGCTCAGTTTCGTCTTGAACAGGCTATACGAGTTACTGATGAGGACCTTACGGATTTGCATAAGTTGAATTTGATGAAGGATGCTCAAGTTGAGGTCAATGAAATTCGAATGCAATATGCCACTATGTTGAAGCAAAAATCCAGGAATAAATGGTTGGTGGAGGGGGCTAGCAATACAAATTTTTCCCATAATAGCATTCGTATGAGGCGTAGTAATAATACCATCTCCGAATTGGTTGATTCTAATGGGGTTACGATAACGGATTGTGACCAGATTAGAGACCTTATGGTTGGTTATTTTGAGGACAAATTTAATGGTGATGAGGCAGTTCCGGTGGACTCTCTTTTTGACATTGAACATGATATTCTTTCGGATGATGAGAGGAATAGAATGGATCAATTACCTAATTTTGAAGAGATAGATGCAGCTGTTTTTGGTTTGGATGCGGATAGTGCTCCGGGTCCAGATGGTTTCACTGGTTTTttctatagacattgttgggcGATCATTCAAGAGGATTTG GTTGGGTTGAGATCAAATGGTAATTGCGAAGCTACAGGAGTTGCAGTGATGGTAGTTCTCAGATGGTGTTGCTACTTCGAATTGGAGGAAAATGGGTTTATGCTGAAATGA